The Carassius carassius chromosome 5, fCarCar2.1, whole genome shotgun sequence DNA window ACTTCAGAGATTCAACACCAACACCATTAAGAGTATTTTATGACAATGAATCAAAATCACATGTAATGACTGTAAAATATAAACCAGGGttattaaaactgaaactaaaaagtaagccactaaaacattttcattacttgaaataaatgttaactgaaaatctgttaaaatattaaaacattttatttcagagtttctcattttcatttagtttgtctctatgcacagaaaaaaaactgaaattcataaaatctatatagaaatatatacagaCAGCTCAATCCTGCAGaaaaagaaggagaaaaaaatgactgaaactaatgtaaaattaaatagaaGATATAAACaaactcaaatataaatataaagataaaaagtcaaaatataatagaaaaactataatagtacctCAGTGGTACTAATATAacagtattatataaaataaaattattgtatacAATTGTgctctatttataattttttgcattgcattaatCAAAATGAGTTTTATATTACAGTAATGACTTTTTTATTCATATACAGTAATGTCAATGATTCAAAAATGTTCCTTTAAGGgcatcattttctttatgcatatatatatatatattatttttatgggGGTGAAATGTGCACCTGACACAGAGATTTATGAATGATTTTACAGGTGTCATGTAAGGTCTTGTCCTCCACAGAGACTAAATAACTGCAATATCTCTTATCTTAtcttaagaaaaataaaaccaaagtGTGGGACAGGATTTTCATGAATTCAATCCAGGTGAAATAAAACTGCATGAAAGCATTAGATTCCTCTTATGTCTCATCAATATCATCACATAGATAAGATCATTTCACTGTGTGTCGATGCATCAGAAAACACATTCAGCTGGTGAATCCTAAACCATGCAGAAACAAATCTGTGTCTGTAACACACATGCACTAACATGCACACATTCCACACACTGCATTTCTGACACGTGATGTTATAATGAAGATTACAGACCTGATTCTGGATCTGGATCTGGATCGGTCTGTGTGTGTCGAGACGGCGctcggagaaagaaagaaagtctgcAATAGATGACAGGTACAAAAAAAGACTGAGTTAAACATTAAAACCCAAATTAAACATGCAACATAATCAGATCATGTGACAATGTAGCACACTAACATAGTAGAACATTTAAGAAAAACAATACATCAATATGGTCTGGAAATGCAATTTTTACAAAGTTCGTcagtatttctgtcttgtttttcagtgcaaacgtctaaagatttttttttttatcaatatatacATTTATCTAAGAAGCAAAATTATATGAAATAAGAAGTCTTTTAaccttaaacaaaaataaatatctgctaaagcgctcaaaaaaaaaaaaaggaaattgttTTCATTCCGCATTTGCAGACATCTGATTTGGTTTTCAGCATAAACCTTGTTTCGTTTTATTTAATGTCTCACAAACAAGACTTTATATgttcattttgcatctcaagtaaatgtattctgatttaaggatgtttagatatacaggaaaacaagacaaatatacAGAGGatagtgcatgcaacatttaatgccataaCTATGAATTTAAGATGACCTTTTTAAACCTTCAGAAACACTGATTAATGTGTGTCAGGAGTAAATGGCCATGTGTTAACCTGAACAACCTGAACAGAATTCATAGTCAACCAATAATAAACAGGACAAGGATTAAAAATTAAAACCGGTTTTGAAGGGCAGGTCAAACCTGAGTAGTGTTatggttaaaacacacacacacacacacacacacagatatgtggCTATTCATGTCGATGGGGATCTAAAGTAATCAAAGGTCATGCAAACAAAACGCCTTGTTATTCTGTTCCTGACAAGCTAACATTAACTGAAAATATCTGTTTGCTTTCAATAAAACACATATAATGAAAGATACGTTATCGTGGCTTTCAACAGCCCAGTCCTGCAGGAGCAAATTTACTCAAAGTGCTTTACTATCGCAAGAGTGTCTAATCTCACAATAATCACTTTGCAAAGGTAGGTCAGATAAAACAGCTTCCTGTACTCATTTAGTTTCTGTATTGTCTATTGTGCAACGGTGTACATGTTAATAATCATGCTAGGAGACGTGTGTTGTGCATTAATACCTAGTGATCTGACTAACTAGACAGCAGTTTAGTGCATGTAGTGAACTGTCAAGCTGACTCTGAATGTGTTGATGATGCCTACCAAGTGTGCTGTTTAAAGAGGTGCACTAGATAGACAGAAATCTTGTGTAGTTTTTAACTGACAGTTCGGTCTGCTGCAAGAACGAACACCAGTGCACTGATTAAACCGCTCCTGAGTTTATTTTATCACATGTTACACACGAATGTCTGTCATTAGAGCTCGAGGTTGTGTTGtttatgtttgttgttgttgttgtggaggGCGGAACCCGTAGCACCGATACTGTTAATAAACCGCTAGCAGCGTCGCACACTCACCTGCTTCACGCGTTCGCCGCAGAAGACGCGTCCCGTTGAGGTAAAACCGAGGTAAAATCAGAATAGAGACGGTAAATGGAATGTAAACATTGAGAGTAATCCGCTCTACACCGCCATGACGCTTTCCTCTCAGCTGTGCTGCTACGGTCATGTGACGCCGCCACGTCATGACGCAATCACGCAAGAGCGAGCGAACTCTTTGATTTGGCTTTAGCAGAGTTTTttgttgattgtgtgtgtgtgtgtgtgtgtgtgtgtgtgtgtgttaatactgTATTTAATAGAATTGATCCATTGTTGGTAATATTTGATGTATTTTGTAATCCATTGGCAATGTTCCTTTTTGTAATTGTTGTTtgagtaataataaaaacattttacattaacttaaaaaaattataggcTGTAATAATTGTGCTAATTTCCATTAACTTGAGTGCAAATGTAtgtacttgtttgtttgtttcgtaAGTTAATTTGATCTTGAGTTAACTCACTGGCAGTATATTGgagttaattattttaataaaacagcattgtttattatttataatgttttattacatCCAGTAATTTAAAAGACTTTTTCAGCAACATAACTGGGacaaaacaaattcaaacaaaagcaaaaataagatTCAGACTTCAACTTAAGTCACCAAAAAGGACTTTATTAGCAAAtctttatttactatttaatcTCATTTCCAAACTGAATTTAAATGAACTTACATAAGTAGTTATCAGACAAATATACAACCAACAAGTATTCTTCAgtcatactaatatatatatatatatatatatatatatatatatatagaccaatCTGGCTAATCAGGATTTACCTTCTAATTAAATTAACtaaatcatgataaaaaaaaatctgaaaaaaaagactGACATTATGTAATGGTCAAATTTAGAGCTCAAGCAGGGAGACGATCTCGTGATGTTCCTGAGATTTTTCAACACTGTTGTTCAGATAAAGTCCTCAGTGACCTCACAGCTCAGAAAGAtcttcatctttctctctcttcaggCTCAAGACGGACTGTACGCCGACAGAGATGTGATTGTGCTCTTCTCTCTGCAGATCTGTGTCCATCTCTCCTTCACTGGGCTCCTGTTTGATTCGGACTAACCTGGCTGAAACCGGACCAGAACCAACTGGATTCTGAAATAATCTGGTTTGTACTGGCTCTGAAAAACCATCTCTTCTAATTCTAGACCTGttaacagagagaaagacagggttTGTGAATTATATTCATTCTTTAACTCCATAAAAAGagtttaaagggcacctattatgcccctttttacaagatgtattATAAATCTCAGGTGTcagaagtttcagctcaaaataccgcACAGATCatttttgagtggaagcagaacaGGCTGATTTAGtccctgtctctttaaatgcaaattagaTGCTGCTCCCCGCCCCCTTTTACAGAGCAGGGCTGGACTGAACAACTTCTATAGCTCTTATAAGAAGACATTTCTTACTTGAAAGCTCTTGCATGAAGTAAAGATGGCAgatagtatgtgtgtgtatgtgtgtgtgtgtgtctggctcaCTGGGGGCGGGGGTCACATATAACACGGCTGTCAATCACCTATCGTGGGCGGGGCTGGTAAAGTGTGATGTCACTTTACGGATTCTGTGATCCGGGAAGCTACAAGACACTCATGATTGCTTCTTGTTggagtgtatttatttatgtctCGCTTCCCTGTTTTTGTATCTTTGTAcaagttttgcaataaaaaaaaataaataaataaaaattaaaaaaagagacactcgatttatacagattttttttttaaggagcaGGTAGATTTTAAATTATAGAGTGGTTTTATATAAAGCGCATGTGCATATCTCTCTGTacatttatgtaataaaatttataatttatatattttatattagaagATTATCGTTTTAActcaaataaaaaagaacatttgatTATGATaggtttaataattatttttatattgcactgcaattacatttacattctttCAAATATTCAAATCGTCAATCATCCATCTTATTTTGACTAATTGTGCAtccacatttaaattatttaattattggcTTTTTATCCCCATTTGGGAGCCTGTGATCTGGACTGAAGGGTTTTATTCTGAAAGATGGTGGGTCTCTGACCTGTAGTTGTAGAACCAGTTGCTGACGGTGCTGGAGTGCAGGCCTAGCTGTGCTGCGAGTCTCTCGATGGTGTGTGGAGACGGATACGGCTCTGTCTGATACACCGCTATCAGTGCTTCTCTCGCCTGAGCGCTGAGGATGACACGCGGCCTCTTCATCACCTCACACCGTCTCCAGCGATCACACAAACTCTGTGAATCACAGTCTGATCCGATCAGAGCACGTTTGAGACGAGCTGCGGAAGAACATTTCACTCTAATGAGGATCGTTTACAGgaaaagttcatccaaaaataaaaattctgcgatgtagatgagtttgtttcttcatcagatttggagaaatgtagcattgcattacttgctcaccaatggatgtgaatgggtgccgtcagaatgagagtctgataaaaacatcacaataatccacagcactccagtccatcagtgaacatctggagaagacaaaagatgaaacacatccagcattaagacgtttATAACTCAAAAACACAGAGTCTATaatcataataacacttcctccaggagatgcactttttcactgcaggaagtgttattatgattatagactatgtatttgagttaaaaacgtcttaatgctggatgtgtttcatcttttgtcttctccagatgttcactgatggactggagtgctgtggattattgtgatgtttttatcagactctcattctgatggcacccattcactgcagagcatccattgatgagacatttctccagatctgatgaagaaacaaactcctgatGGACGGAGGAGGAGTAAATCAAACACACATTGACCTCTGTGGTCCCTCTTCTTCATAGCGTTGAGCTTCTGGATGTTTTGAGGGTCTTGGAGCCACAGATGCATCCGAATGAAGTTCTCTTTTCCCTTCAGACTGAGTTTAGTCCAGGGTTTGGGGTGCGACAGCAGTTCAGACACAGAGCTTTGAGTTAAACCCAAAACCTCTTCGCCAAACACTCGCTGACCTGCCAGAACAACAACTATCAGGAACAGCAATAGAACACAGAAACACATTCAGATTCTACATTCTTCATTTCATGTTCAttgattataattacatttttcaacAATTTTATTTAGaagtatgatataataaatatcaaaaccATCTTGTGATGTAAAATAGTTTTTCCACTTCATCAGTCACCAAAAGAGACTTCATTAGTAAACTTTCATATCATTCTTTACCATTCGGTCTCCAAATCAAACTGAACAGCTGTAAACCTACAGAAAGTAAATATCAAACAAGTATAAACCCATCAATTTACTTTCTTTAAAtcaaaaaatatgaatgaaaaaaagaataaaatactgaaattattaatcaaatgtaaatgtgacaGTTTTGGTACATTACATTCCCATTTATGATAGTTATATAATTGATCATTTTCTTTAAGTCATATTCATGAATAAAAGCattctaatattttaaattagcctttatttttacatatttctttattttaaatttaatttttagtttattttttattaattttgttatttggctttttatatattattaaaatcagTATCTAAATCATTCTAAAAAAAAGTATGATTTTTAAGATAAGTTTGTTTTTCCCATctaatttatgttatttattttatttaaattactgaattaaatcattataatttgaaactgaatttaatttttttttttttttggataaataaaaaaatgtacattctaCATGTTTTAGTTAATGGTGATAATAAATGCTTCTGGTCTGTAGATGTTCCTCCTTCACTGTGCCTCTCTGTTTTCTGCTTCAGCATTAGATCAGTTATGACTCGAGGAATCACTGATGTCTGGAGCACAAACTTCTGATGTGTTTTAGATGCAGTGAAGACTGACCTATGTTGTTGAGGGTGAGAGTTTCTTTGACTCTCTGTGTGATGCTGAAGGTGTCCAGATGCAGAGACTGAAGctcacagctgctgctggtgtCACAGGAGCGAGGCCTCGGACGCGTCTCCGTCTTAAACCACTGCACTCTCTGATCCGGGTCTGCTGGAAGCGTCTGGAACGAGCGGCTCACAGAGGGCTCAGCATCttcatttatttcacatttgACCTTCTGGATGATGCTTTGGACGAAATCTTCCAGGGACTGAATGCTGGGCTCCAGTGTCCCATAATCCCCCTCTTCCTGCTGGACAGGTGCGCAGTTCATCGCAGACGTCTGCGTCTCACATTTGGGCTGCTGCAGGATGTTCCTGATGATGTCATGTGATGCGTCTCCACCGCGCTGAGATCTGCTGccttcatcaccatcatcatgcACTGGAACAcaccatagatatatatatatatatatataattattattaatttttatttaaacagaaactATAGGCAGAAACTTTGAACATATAAACATCATTATATGTTAGTTTAAGTAATAATTTTAGAACTTCAATTGAAAATTTATTGCAGTTTTAGTTAGAATGGAAACATTTTTAATCAGGGTTATTTTAGCTATTAAAAATCTTACTTGAAATAaatggcaacataaataaaatatgaaaaaaactaaCTAATGTTTTTTCAGATCTGTATTATCATTGATTTAATTTGAGGCATTAAAACAACTGAAACTAAACCTCAAATTAAATGAACCTCACTTAAAGTTTTGAATTCACTAAATTAGACACAAATGTAAAAGTAGAAAACAGTTGCATTAACCATATTTAAATCCCAAATGTTGATGTGATAACTCTATAAATGATTTACAAAgaataataaatagttttaaagTGAGATCTGAGGCTGCACGGACTCTCCATCTAATTATTATCCATCttgatttatccatccatccatccatccatcctttcatccatccatccatccatccataattTCATCTAATTATTATCCATCCATGCATCCTCTCACCTCTCAGTCTCTCCTGGATGTCGCTGAGTGTTCGGATGCTGTGCTGGTCTGACAGGAAGTGCTTCATTCTCAGGAAGGGTTCTCTTCCTCTGTTGGTCAGTTTGCTCCAGGGTTTGGGTCGGGCCAGTATATCACTGACGGTTCCCTGAGAGAGACCGAGCACATAGTGACCGAACACCCGCTGGCCGATGTTCAGCCGCTGAAGAgcctctttgaccagctgagctaATCGAGCCGTGTCAAACTCCTGCTCATCCTCACCAGAGTCAGGCTCCTCTTTACTGAAGCTCTGGACACTcagagatgatgaagatgaagctgGTGACCCAGAGATGAAAGAGGAAGATTCATTCAGGGCTTCTTCTTCAGTGCAGTGATGAGACTCTGGCCTTTCTTTCTGGATCACAGGATCTGTCAAtgagcaaaggtttttttttgttgttgtttaattttattatcacGTTTTTTATTATCTCTTTCTATGTGAAATAGACTGTAGTATAGATTTTATGTAGGCCGGAGAAGACTATGTTCAGTTTAAAGGTTAAAGTCACATTATACCAGGCTTTCTCAAACTCAGGTTTGAAAGttggcaaaaataaaaatgtaaataattaaatatttgatttgaagtaaatttaaatgtgtataaataAGTTTGaactaaaaacaattaaaacaaaaaaatacaaaaataaaattcttctgtattatttgaaaatttaaaaataaaaagtactaaaaataaaacttttaaaacttgttttagtttaattttgaataaaaataatgtttaatttcagataaattagaagaaataaaaaaaaaagttaattaaaataactaaaaaacaaAGCACTAAAAagcttaaatatgtttttttgaaataaattatttgagaattttaaattaaaatacatttttagataaaacaaataaataaatctattactaaaaataaactctaattcaaataaataattcacaaataaaaagaaaatctaaataaaacctAAATATTTAAGTTGAAATGAAAAGTAAATCATTTAAAAGCCAAAATTGAACACTTACTAATAAagtggaaatattttatttacctgCATGTCACGTGACCATTAACAGACATCAGAGAACCGTAAACATGTgaatgtgttattaaattattaatatattaactttTTCATCATTTAATTTCAGCTGGAAGGATTTGTGAAGTGGATGAAACCCTCACCGTTATCAACAGAGACGCTCCTGACATCAGAAGAAGGAGAAAACACCTGAGAAGAAGTTTACTGTGAGTTTAAGACACTGTTTCTTCACCAGCGCAGCGCTGCCAGCAAACACCCCTGAACATAGTATACAAGCAGAAAAGTGTGTTTCTCTTACCGAATCTTCGTCTCTGGTTTGCACCAGCACTCGAAGAGTCCTGAAAGTCACATTAAAGAGACGTTCTGATCATTTGTGATACCATATTCTTGCAGATTACTGGAGAAGAGAATATATTCGTGTACCACTGTACCTGAGCTCGGTCTTGATCTTCTCATAGTCCTGCTGGGACTGTAACTCGGCCTGAAGTCTCTAACGAACAGACGGGACGTTAGTCTGAGTAAACGAGTCAATACCCAATCCTCATGCTGAAAGGTTTCTACCTCTATATGCTGTGATTTAGTGGCCAGTTGCTGTTGCAGCAGAGCGACGTGATTGGCTGCTCG harbors:
- the LOC132140162 gene encoding homeobox protein cut-like 2; translated protein: MRDHHIQRLEQEVRRLQCLLQEVQERAANHVALLQQQLATKSQHIERLQAELQSQQDYEKIKTELRTLRVLVQTRDEDSVFSPSSDVRSVSVDNDPVIQKERPESHHCTEEEALNESSSFISGSPASSSSSLSVQSFSKEEPDSGEDEQEFDTARLAQLVKEALQRLNIGQRVFGHYVLGLSQGTVSDILARPKPWSKLTNRGREPFLRMKHFLSDQHSIRTLSDIQERLRGERMHGWIIIR
- the LOC132140209 gene encoding homeobox protein cut-like 1, giving the protein MNCAPVQQEEGDYGTLEPSIQSLEDFVQSIIQKVKCEINEDAEPSVSRSFQTLPADPDQRVQWFKTETRPRPRSCDTSSSCELQSLHLDTFSITQRVKETLTLNNIGQRVFGEEVLGLTQSSVSELLSHPKPWTKLSLKGKENFIRMHLWLQDPQNIQKLNAMKKRDHRARLKRALIGSDCDSQSLCDRWRRCEVMKRPRVILSAQAREALIAVYQTEPYPSPHTIERLAAQLGLHSSTVSNWFYNYRSRIRRDGFSEPVQTRLFQNPVGSGPVSARLVRIKQEPSEGEMDTDLQREEHNHISVGVQSVLSLKREKDEDLSEL